The Armatimonadota bacterium DNA segment ATAAGCTCGACCGTAAAATAAACGTCCCCTACCCCTATCAGACAAAGCTTTCCAGCATTGGCGAAACGGACCCTCATAAGGTAGTGTGGTATTCGCGAAGTTTTCAAGTGCCCGCCGGGTTCGCAGGTAAGCGAGTTCGGCTCAATTTCGGCGCGGTGGATTACGCAGTGACAGTCTGGATCAACGGAAAAGAAGCGGGACAGGACGAGGGTGGCTATGTGCCGATGAGCTTCGATATCACTCCATTCCTGCAAGATGGCGATAATGAAGTTGTAGTCAGAGTATTTGACGACCCGACTGACCCCGCTCAGCCGCGCGGTAAACAGCGCCCTGCCGGACTCAATCGCTGGCACTACACGCATATAACCGGCATATGGCAGCCGGTTTGGCTGGAAGCTGTGCCGGAGAGCGCCATAGAGTCTTTTAAGATTACACCCAGGCTGGAACCGCGTGGGGCTGATATTGCAGTAGATGTATCCGGCGGAAGTGAAGTAAAGGCAAGTGTTTTGCGCGATGGCAAGAAAATTACAGTCGCGTCGGCCTCTGTAGTTAACAAACATGCAAAGCTGAGTATATCAATGCCTGACGCAGAGCTTTGGTCGCCCGACAATCCCGCGCTCTACGATCTGAGCCTTGAGGTATTGCAAAATGAGATGCCTGTAGACAAAGTGCAGTCTTACTTCGGCATCCGAACAATCTCCATTGACGGCAACAAGATTCTGCTCAATAACAAACCGGTCTGGCTCAATATGGCCTTGGTGCAGGGATATTGGCCGGACGGACTATTGACTCCGCCGTCGCCGGAAGACTATGTCAAGGATATCCAGTGGTGCAAAGAACTCGGCTTGAATGGAATCAGGATGCACCAAAAGGTGGAAGACCCGCGCTTCCTGTATCTGTGCGATAAGATGGGTCTGCTGGTATGGGGAGAGATGGCGAATGCGGCTGAAGGGCACTTTTCCGAGAGAGCGGTAAATATTGCAAACGCAGTCTGGGAACGCGCCATCAAACGAGACTACAACCATCCGTGCATTATGACCTGGACCTACTGCAATGAGTGGTGGATGCATACCGGCAAAGAAGCAAACCAGATTATGTCATACGCCAAAGCATATCAGCTCTTGAAAAGTCTTGACCCGACCCGGCCTGTTATCGATAACAGCGGCTATTTGCATGTAACAACTGATATATACGATCTTCACGGCCATAGTAATGAGGAGATTATATCTTGGGCAAGCGGCACGCTCGACACGGAGCCTTCTTGGCCTCTAATGCCTATAGCGGACAATAGTTATCATGGTGAGCCCATTGTTCGCAGTGAATGGGTGCAGAACGATTTTGATAAACCGGATGAAGCATGGTATGAAGGTTACGCTAAAAATGTCGTTGATACTGCAAGGTCAGGCTTTATATGCGGCCAGTGTTATGTGCAGCTCAATGACATCGAAACTGAGCTTAACGGCTACATGACCTATGATCGAAAGTGGAAAGTAGATGTGAAGCGCATAGCCGATATACATGCCAAGGCAACCCGGATATATGAAGAGGGGCTGAAAAAATAGGGGCTCGGCACAACATACAATTGCTGCGGATTTTTGCGGGCAATTGGGTTGACATCATAAGAGGCGTCTTGTTATAATTAACCTTGCGTGGAGGAGTAGGACACCCAGAGAGCCGCGATTGTCAGAGTGATGCACATTTGTGGCGCTGATTGCTCAATCGAGGGCGAATAGCTCAGTTGGGAGAGCGCTTCCCTTACAAGGAAGATGTCGGGGGTTCAAGTCCCTTTTCGCCCACCATGGGGGTGTAGCTCAGCTGGTTAGAGCGCCTGCCTGTCACGTAGGAGGTCGCGAGTTCAAGTCTCGTCATCCCCGCCATTTGGTCGGAGGTTCATATGAGCCTCCGACTTGCGACATAAGCCCGGGTCGTGCCGAGGTAGCTCAGTTGGTAGAGCAGCGGACTGAAAATCCGCGTGTCGCCAGTTCAACTCTGGCCCTCGGCACCATTTGTCATCAAGACACTGGCTGGCCGACGTAGCTCAGTTGGTAGAGCAGGGCTTTCGTAAAGCTCAGGTCGTGGGTTCGAATCCCTCCGTCGGCTCCATCTTCATCCAACTTCCACGAGGACATTTTGAACACCGTATCCGGCAGGCCGAGAAAAATCACTAAAGCCGTAATACCCGCCGCGGGAAAAGGCACCAGACTTCTCCCCCTCACTAAAGCCGTCCCCAAAGAGCTTATTCCACTCGGGAAAAGACCAGTTCTCGAATATATTATCGATGAACTTGTTGCCTCTGGGATCACGCAGGTTCTATTCGTCATATCCGAAGACAAGACTGCGATTCGCACTCATTTTGGCGATCAGGCTGACGGCGTGCGGTTTGATTATACCTTCCAGGCTGAGCAAAAGGGCCTGGCCGACGCTGTCTATTGCGCTAAGGACTGGGTGGCAGACGACCCGTTCGCAGTCGTGCTTGGCGACTCCATAATCACCACGGATCAGGATGTGCTTCCGTTCAAGAGAGTGCTGGATATATATGAGCGCACAAATGCATCTGGTGTGATAGTGGTTCAGAAGACCCCGCTCGATGAGGTCTCACGTTATGGGATCGTGAAACCCAAGCGCTCGGTTGCCCCTGAGTTCGAGATAGACGGGCTAGTCGAAAAGCCCAAACCCCAGGATGCCCCAAGTGAGTATTCCATAGCGGGCAGATATGCCTTCGATCCCATGATATTCGAGTGTATCGAGCGCACACCTATCGGTGCAAACGGCGAATATCAGATCACAGACTCAATCGGCTGCATGCTCGCAGGCGGAAGCGAGGTGTGGTGCGTAGCCCTAGGAGAAAAAGAGGTCCGGCGCGACATAGGCACGTTTGAGACATACTTCGAGGCTTTCGAACTGGCAATAAAAGAATAAGCAAACTGGCATTAGTCGATTGAAATAAGCTCCAGAAAACCGGGGTTGTTCTAATAGAACATATACGGAGGGGATTTATGAAAAAGGCTTTGCAGTTAACATTTATACTGATGCTTGCAAGCATCTCAGTTGCCTCATATTCTCAAGGCAAGACCAGTGTCGACCCCAGCACAATCTCGTCAACAGCCGCATCAACAAGCGAAATCGACACCAGGCTATCTCAAAAGATCACTTACGACAGCGGCTATAAGCGGCTGCATGTGGTCACCGATGATCTCAGCCGAATCAGCGGAGTACCTATCGGCTGCGGGCGAAATACAAAA contains these protein-coding regions:
- a CDS encoding sugar-binding domain-containing protein translates to MNINMIAPLACCCLLAATICHANSADLNYPRPDFRRDAWVSLDGKWDFAFDDKDAGLSKKWFAGHKLDRKINVPYPYQTKLSSIGETDPHKVVWYSRSFQVPAGFAGKRVRLNFGAVDYAVTVWINGKEAGQDEGGYVPMSFDITPFLQDGDNEVVVRVFDDPTDPAQPRGKQRPAGLNRWHYTHITGIWQPVWLEAVPESAIESFKITPRLEPRGADIAVDVSGGSEVKASVLRDGKKITVASASVVNKHAKLSISMPDAELWSPDNPALYDLSLEVLQNEMPVDKVQSYFGIRTISIDGNKILLNNKPVWLNMALVQGYWPDGLLTPPSPEDYVKDIQWCKELGLNGIRMHQKVEDPRFLYLCDKMGLLVWGEMANAAEGHFSERAVNIANAVWERAIKRDYNHPCIMTWTYCNEWWMHTGKEANQIMSYAKAYQLLKSLDPTRPVIDNSGYLHVTTDIYDLHGHSNEEIISWASGTLDTEPSWPLMPIADNSYHGEPIVRSEWVQNDFDKPDEAWYEGYAKNVVDTARSGFICGQCYVQLNDIETELNGYMTYDRKWKVDVKRIADIHAKATRIYEEGLKK
- a CDS encoding sugar phosphate nucleotidyltransferase yields the protein MNTVSGRPRKITKAVIPAAGKGTRLLPLTKAVPKELIPLGKRPVLEYIIDELVASGITQVLFVISEDKTAIRTHFGDQADGVRFDYTFQAEQKGLADAVYCAKDWVADDPFAVVLGDSIITTDQDVLPFKRVLDIYERTNASGVIVVQKTPLDEVSRYGIVKPKRSVAPEFEIDGLVEKPKPQDAPSEYSIAGRYAFDPMIFECIERTPIGANGEYQITDSIGCMLAGGSEVWCVALGEKEVRRDIGTFETYFEAFELAIKE